The DNA segment AAAAAGAACAGGGATTTACCAAGACCCCCATCTTTTTGGAACTTAGGGCATGGGCAGATAGTCAAAAAGACCTCCAAACATACATAGCAGAAGAACTCTTTAAGCCACAGGGAATACCAAATGCTGATACCTTTGTAGAAAAAATTCTCCTGCAAGAAGGCAATGCCATATTATTCTTAGACGGATTAGATGAAATACGCACAGAAAACAACCAACGAGAAAGGGTTATCAACAGTATAGTGGAATTTCAAAAAAAATACCATACAAACCGATTCTTCCTCACCTGCCGTAATTATGCCACAGAATATTCCTTTACCGCCTTTGAATACATACATATATCTCCCTTTAATGAGGAGCAGATACAAACATTTATAAGCCAATGGTTCCATGATAAAGTGCCAACCGCACAAGATATACTACAAAAGATACAACAGAAAGAGCATACAGATATAAGAGAGCTCGTATCTCTACCCGTGTTCCTCAGCATGTTTTGTCTCTACTACGAGAATGTGGGTAGTGTTCCCGCTGACCGCTCCGAACTCTACGATAAGGCATTTCAGGGATTGCTCGTAAAGATAGATGCCCAGAATAATAGAAAAAGAGATGATTTTTATACGAGCTTCACCCCTACCAATAGAGAAAAACTCTACTACCAGCTCGCTTATAATACCTTTAACAGTAAAAACCAACGGTTTAGCAAGGAAACAGTGATAGAGACCATACAAGAATTTTATGGCACTCTCCCTGAAGATAAGAAAGCAAAGGATTTTGATGCGAACAAAGTTTTCCAAATGATGGCAGAGCAACACGGAATAATAGCAGAAAAACTGAAAGACGAATTTGGCTTCTCCCACCTTACTCTGCAAGAATATGCAGTAGCCAAATACCTGAACGGACTCGCAGACACACCACTCAGAGAAACAATCCTCGAAAACATAACAGATACCCGCTGGAGAAATGTATTCACCTACACAGTACAGATAATGAGTGAAAATAAAACCCCCATCTTCTTCAATGCCTTTGTGACAAAAATGAAAACACTCATCCTCGCTCCCGATTCTCAAACCCGCCAAATATGGAAATGGATAAGTAAGAGAAAGCCAAACCCCAAAAAAGATTATAAACTCTTTTACNNNNNNNNNNNNNNNNNNNNNNNNNNNNNNNNNNNNNNNNNNNNNNNNNNNNNNNNNNNNNNNNNNNNNNNNNNNNNNNNNNNNNNNNNNNNNNNNNNNNATTTTATAAAGAAGAGTATGCAAACCCTCCATGCAACAAATAAGGAAAATCCTGTATGGAAAAAACTTCAAGAATACGCTGCTTTTCGGTTCTTTGATACATGGAAAGAGCAGTGGGAGTATGCTCATACGCTCTTTCAGGCAGCAAAGACCATTTGGAATCTGCCCGAAAATCTCTACGATACACATCCCGATACGAAAGCAACCTTACCTCTCTACTTTCGGATGGAAG comes from the Chitinophagaceae bacterium genome and includes:
- a CDS encoding NACHT domain-containing protein — its product is MNWKEKIKKISPALLEDIAKKLGFNKTSEGLLNMWDIEQAEKKYQNFVIQQCKMLYVLGANQASELGSIFTHIHVIQDKDRFRFQDPNSIPEGNPQESIKGIDYIQNEKNQNKNFFIMGGPGAGKTTFLKWMATAAAKKEQGFTKTPIFLELRAWADSQKDLQTYIAEELFKPQGIPNADTFVEKILLQEGNAILFLDGLDEIRTENNQRERVINSIVEFQKKYHTNRFFLTCRNYATEYSFTAFEYIHISPFNEEQIQTFISQWFHDKVPTAQDILQKIQQKEHTDIRELVSLPVFLSMFCLYYENVGSVPADRSELYDKAFQGLLVKIDAQNNRKRDDFYTSFTPTNREKLYYQLAYNTFNSKNQRFSKETVIETIQEFYGTLPEDKKAKDFDANKVFQMMAEQHGIIAEKLKDEFGFSHLTLQEYAVAKYLNGLADTPLRETILENITDTRWRNVFTYTVQIMSENKTPIFFNAFVTKMKTLILAPDSQTRQIWKWISKRKPNPKKDYKLFY